In one window of Macrotis lagotis isolate mMagLag1 chromosome 5, bilby.v1.9.chrom.fasta, whole genome shotgun sequence DNA:
- the CHRD gene encoding chordin isoform X2 produces MRCVICFCELPSWGRRGRGPGRVSCKNIKPECPVLNCGQPRQLPGHCCQTCPPERTALERQHSAASFEYPRDPEHRSYSNRGDPAAEKRAREDGHTDFVALLTGRGSQAVGRCRVLLLRSTLRFSVSYRGLDRVTRVRFTDPSGSILFEHPAPQAQDGLVCGMWRALPRLSLRLLRAEQLHVVLVTPTHPSGEVWGALIRHRALAAETFSAILTVEGPPQANTGGIALLTLSDTEDSLHFLLLSQGLLDSQNIGSSHTPLQLQIQHQDQLLRELQANVSAHEPGFAEVLPDLTTQEMQWLALGELQISLERKEGPGPRISGYITARQSCDTLQSVLCGADALVPVETGAAGSASLRLLGNGSLLYQVQVVGTASEVMAVTLETKPRRRNQRSVLCQMTRGQQGGQMIVGMCPGLGARGVHMLLQNELFLNVGTKDFPEGELRGHVATVPYSGYSARQDVLPVPLAGALALPPIRSQAAGHAWLFLDGHCHLHYEVLLAGLSGSEQGTVTVHLIGPPGLPGPQRLLKGFYGPEAQGIVKDLGSELLQHLSQGLAFLLVSTKSSPRGELRGRVHIPNQCEVGSLRLAAPLPERTAPALPGAAAPVRFLNSEAPDMATPVTPETVDPAVPQPMPGASAPAVSKVGGGGHLHDANTCFFEGQQRPHGARWAPNYDPICSLCTCQRRTVICDPVVCPPSNCPHPVQAPGQCCPVCPKKLDTGDRQGLDRSRDPGEGCYFDGDRSWRAAGTRWHPVVPPFGLIKCAICTCKGATGEVHCEKVQCPRLTCAQPIRVNPTDCCKQCPGSGSRAWLGDPMQADGPRGCRFGGQWFPESQRWHPSVPPFGEMTCITCRCGAGVPHCERDDCPPALACGSGKENRCCSHCSSGASETRMEPELDKGAGDS; encoded by the exons ATGCGCTGCGTGATCTGCTTCTGCGAGCTG CCCTCGTGGGGCCGTCGGGGCAGGGGTCCAGGACGGGTGAGCTGCAAGAACATCAAACCGGAGTGTCCCGTGCTGAACTGCGGGCAACCCCGCCAGCTGCCGGGTCACTGCTGTCAGACTTGCCCCCCTG AACGCACCGCTCTCGAAAGGCAGCACTCGGCGGCATCCTTCGAGTACCCTCGGGACCCCGAGCACCGCAGCTACAGCAACCGCGGGGACCCCGCAGCTGAAAAGAGGGCGCGAGAGGACGGGCACACGG ACTTTGTGGCGCTGCTGACTGGTAGGGGGTCGCAGGCAGTAGGCAGATGCCGGGTGCTGCTCTTGCGGTCCACCCTGCGTTTCTCCGTCTCCTACCGAGG GCTGGATCGTGTCACCCGAGTTCGCTTCACAGACCCAAGTGGCAGCATCCTGTTCGAACACCCTGCTCCCCAAGCCCAGGATGGCTTG GTCTGTGGGATGTGGCGGGCCCTGCCCCGGCTGTCCCTTCGGCTCCTTCGGGCTGAGCAGCTGCACGTGGTACTGGTGACACCCACTCACCCCTCAGGTGAGGTCTGGGGGGCCCTGATCCGACACCGGGCATTGGCAGCAG AGACCTTTAGTGCCATCCTGACTGTAGAGGGACCACCCCAAGCCAACACTGGGGGGATTGCCCTACTCACTCTAAGTGACACAGAAGACTCTCTCCACTTCCTCCTACTTTCCCAGGGGCTGTTGGACTCTCAGAATATTG GATCTTCCCACACTCCTCTTCAGCTGCAGATTCAACATCAGGACCAGCTCCTCCGAGAGCTCCAGGCCAATGTCTCTGCCCAT GAGCCTGGCTTTGCTGAGGTATTGCCTGACCTTACGACCCAGGAGATGCAGTGGCTGGCTCTAGGAGAACTTCAGATATCCTTGGAGAGGAAGGAGGGCCCTGGTCCCCGGATCAGTGGGTACATCACTGCCAGGCAGAGTTGTGACA CCCTGCAAAGTGTCCTCTGTGGTGCAGATGCCTTGGTACCAGTGGAGACTGGCGCTGCAGGCTCAGCCAGTCTCAGACTCCTAGGGAATGGCTCTCTGCTCTACCAG GTTCAGGTAGTTGGCACAGCCAGTGAGGTCATGGCTGTGACCCTGGAGACCAAACCTCGGAGGAGGAACCAGCGCAGTGTCCTGTGTCAAATGACCAGGGGTCAACAAGGAGGGCAGATG aTTGTGGGCATGTGTCCAGGTCTAGGTGCCCGAGGAGTCCACATGCTACTCCAGAATGAACTGTTTCTGAATGTGGGCACCAAGGACTTCCCTGAAGGAGAGCTCCGTGGACATGTTGCCACTGTGCCCTATAGTGGATACAGTGCCCGTCAAGATG TGCTTCCTGTGCCCCTAGCAGGAGCTCTGGCCCTGCCCCCCATACGGAGCCAGGCTGCAGGGCATGCCTGGCTTTTCCTGGATGGGCACTGCCACCTGCATTATGAGGTCCTGCTGGCCGGGCTCAGTGGTTCTGAGCAGGGCACTGTTACTGTTCACCTCATTGGCCCCCCTGGCCTCCCAGGGCCCCAACGTCTGCTGAAGGGATTCTATGGTCCTGAG GCCCAGGGGATCGTGAAGGACCTGGGATCTGAGTTACTGCAGCACCTCTCCCAAGGCCTGGCCTTCCTATTAGTCAGCACCAAGAGCAGCCCCCGTGGGGAACTTCGGGGAAGG GTACACATCCCCAATCAGTGTGAGGTGGGCAGCCTTCGGTTGGCAGCACCTCTGCCTGAAAGGACAGCTCCTGCCCTGCCTGGGGCTGCAGCGCCTGTGAGATTCCTCAACTCTGAAGCACCAGATATGGCAACGCCTGTGACCCCCGAGACTGTGGATCCAGCGGTTCCCCAGCCCATGCCAGGAGCTTCTGCTCCAGCAGTCTCTAAAGTGGGTGGGGGTGGACACCTGCATGATGCCAACACTTGTTTCTTTGAGGGGCAGCAGCGCCCCCATGGAGCTCGCTGGGCTCCCAACTATGACCCAATCTGTTCTCTTTGCACCTGTCAG AGAAGAACAGTGATCTGTGACCCCGTGGTGTGTCCACCCTCGAATTGCCCTCACCCTGTGCAGGCTCCAGGCCAATGCTGTCCCGTTTGTCCCA AAAAATTGGACACTGGAGACAGGCAGGGGCTGGATCGGAGTCGGGACCCAGGAGAAG GCTGCTACTTTGATGGTGACCGGAGCTGGCGTGCGGCAGGTACCCGTTGGCATCCTGTGGTGCCCCCCTTTGGGCTCATCAAGTGTGCCATCTGCACTTGCAAG GGAGCAACAGGGGAAGTCCACTGTGAGAAGGTTCAATGTCCCCGACTGACCTGTGCCCAGCCTATCCGTGTCAACCCCACTGACTGCTGCAAGCAGTGCCCAG GCTCTGGATCTCGGGCCTGGCTGGGGGACCCCATGCAGGCGGACGGACCGAGAGGCTGCCGCTTTGGGGGTCAGTGGTTCCCTGAGAGTCAGCGGTGGCACCCGTCAGTGCCCCCCTTTGGAGAAATGACCTGCATTACCTGCAGGTGTGGG GCTGGGGTGCCTCATTGTGAAAGGGATGACTGTCCCCCTGCCTTGGCCTGTGGCTCTGGGAAGGAAAATCGGTGTTGCTCCCACTGCTCATCGGGAG CCTCTGAGACCAGGATGGAACCAGAGCTGGACAAAGGAGCTGGGGACTCTTAA
- the CHRD gene encoding chordin isoform X1, which yields MRCVICFCELPSWGRRGRGPGRVSCKNIKPECPVLNCGQPRQLPGHCCQTCPPERTALERQHSAASFEYPRDPEHRSYSNRGDPAAEKRAREDGHTDFVALLTGRGSQAVGRCRVLLLRSTLRFSVSYRGLDRVTRVRFTDPSGSILFEHPAPQAQDGLVCGMWRALPRLSLRLLRAEQLHVVLVTPTHPSGEVWGALIRHRALAAETFSAILTVEGPPQANTGGIALLTLSDTEDSLHFLLLSQGLLDSQNIGSSHTPLQLQIQHQDQLLRELQANVSAHEPGFAEVLPDLTTQEMQWLALGELQISLERKEGPGPRISGYITARQSCDTLQSVLCGADALVPVETGAAGSASLRLLGNGSLLYQVQVVGTASEVMAVTLETKPRRRNQRSVLCQMTRGQQGGQMIVGMCPGLGARGVHMLLQNELFLNVGTKDFPEGELRGHVATVPYSGYSARQDVLPVPLAGALALPPIRSQAAGHAWLFLDGHCHLHYEVLLAGLSGSEQGTVTVHLIGPPGLPGPQRLLKGFYGPEAQGIVKDLGSELLQHLSQGLAFLLVSTKSSPRGELRGRVHIPNQCEVGSLRLAAPLPERTAPALPGAAAPVRFLNSEAPDMATPVTPETVDPAVPQPMPGASAPAVSKVGGGGHLHDANTCFFEGQQRPHGARWAPNYDPICSLCTCQRRTVICDPVVCPPSNCPHPVQAPGQCCPVCPKKLDTGDRQGLDRSRDPGEGCYFDGDRSWRAAGTRWHPVVPPFGLIKCAICTCKGATGEVHCEKVQCPRLTCAQPIRVNPTDCCKQCPAGSGSRAWLGDPMQADGPRGCRFGGQWFPESQRWHPSVPPFGEMTCITCRCGAGVPHCERDDCPPALACGSGKENRCCSHCSSGASETRMEPELDKGAGDS from the exons ATGCGCTGCGTGATCTGCTTCTGCGAGCTG CCCTCGTGGGGCCGTCGGGGCAGGGGTCCAGGACGGGTGAGCTGCAAGAACATCAAACCGGAGTGTCCCGTGCTGAACTGCGGGCAACCCCGCCAGCTGCCGGGTCACTGCTGTCAGACTTGCCCCCCTG AACGCACCGCTCTCGAAAGGCAGCACTCGGCGGCATCCTTCGAGTACCCTCGGGACCCCGAGCACCGCAGCTACAGCAACCGCGGGGACCCCGCAGCTGAAAAGAGGGCGCGAGAGGACGGGCACACGG ACTTTGTGGCGCTGCTGACTGGTAGGGGGTCGCAGGCAGTAGGCAGATGCCGGGTGCTGCTCTTGCGGTCCACCCTGCGTTTCTCCGTCTCCTACCGAGG GCTGGATCGTGTCACCCGAGTTCGCTTCACAGACCCAAGTGGCAGCATCCTGTTCGAACACCCTGCTCCCCAAGCCCAGGATGGCTTG GTCTGTGGGATGTGGCGGGCCCTGCCCCGGCTGTCCCTTCGGCTCCTTCGGGCTGAGCAGCTGCACGTGGTACTGGTGACACCCACTCACCCCTCAGGTGAGGTCTGGGGGGCCCTGATCCGACACCGGGCATTGGCAGCAG AGACCTTTAGTGCCATCCTGACTGTAGAGGGACCACCCCAAGCCAACACTGGGGGGATTGCCCTACTCACTCTAAGTGACACAGAAGACTCTCTCCACTTCCTCCTACTTTCCCAGGGGCTGTTGGACTCTCAGAATATTG GATCTTCCCACACTCCTCTTCAGCTGCAGATTCAACATCAGGACCAGCTCCTCCGAGAGCTCCAGGCCAATGTCTCTGCCCAT GAGCCTGGCTTTGCTGAGGTATTGCCTGACCTTACGACCCAGGAGATGCAGTGGCTGGCTCTAGGAGAACTTCAGATATCCTTGGAGAGGAAGGAGGGCCCTGGTCCCCGGATCAGTGGGTACATCACTGCCAGGCAGAGTTGTGACA CCCTGCAAAGTGTCCTCTGTGGTGCAGATGCCTTGGTACCAGTGGAGACTGGCGCTGCAGGCTCAGCCAGTCTCAGACTCCTAGGGAATGGCTCTCTGCTCTACCAG GTTCAGGTAGTTGGCACAGCCAGTGAGGTCATGGCTGTGACCCTGGAGACCAAACCTCGGAGGAGGAACCAGCGCAGTGTCCTGTGTCAAATGACCAGGGGTCAACAAGGAGGGCAGATG aTTGTGGGCATGTGTCCAGGTCTAGGTGCCCGAGGAGTCCACATGCTACTCCAGAATGAACTGTTTCTGAATGTGGGCACCAAGGACTTCCCTGAAGGAGAGCTCCGTGGACATGTTGCCACTGTGCCCTATAGTGGATACAGTGCCCGTCAAGATG TGCTTCCTGTGCCCCTAGCAGGAGCTCTGGCCCTGCCCCCCATACGGAGCCAGGCTGCAGGGCATGCCTGGCTTTTCCTGGATGGGCACTGCCACCTGCATTATGAGGTCCTGCTGGCCGGGCTCAGTGGTTCTGAGCAGGGCACTGTTACTGTTCACCTCATTGGCCCCCCTGGCCTCCCAGGGCCCCAACGTCTGCTGAAGGGATTCTATGGTCCTGAG GCCCAGGGGATCGTGAAGGACCTGGGATCTGAGTTACTGCAGCACCTCTCCCAAGGCCTGGCCTTCCTATTAGTCAGCACCAAGAGCAGCCCCCGTGGGGAACTTCGGGGAAGG GTACACATCCCCAATCAGTGTGAGGTGGGCAGCCTTCGGTTGGCAGCACCTCTGCCTGAAAGGACAGCTCCTGCCCTGCCTGGGGCTGCAGCGCCTGTGAGATTCCTCAACTCTGAAGCACCAGATATGGCAACGCCTGTGACCCCCGAGACTGTGGATCCAGCGGTTCCCCAGCCCATGCCAGGAGCTTCTGCTCCAGCAGTCTCTAAAGTGGGTGGGGGTGGACACCTGCATGATGCCAACACTTGTTTCTTTGAGGGGCAGCAGCGCCCCCATGGAGCTCGCTGGGCTCCCAACTATGACCCAATCTGTTCTCTTTGCACCTGTCAG AGAAGAACAGTGATCTGTGACCCCGTGGTGTGTCCACCCTCGAATTGCCCTCACCCTGTGCAGGCTCCAGGCCAATGCTGTCCCGTTTGTCCCA AAAAATTGGACACTGGAGACAGGCAGGGGCTGGATCGGAGTCGGGACCCAGGAGAAG GCTGCTACTTTGATGGTGACCGGAGCTGGCGTGCGGCAGGTACCCGTTGGCATCCTGTGGTGCCCCCCTTTGGGCTCATCAAGTGTGCCATCTGCACTTGCAAG GGAGCAACAGGGGAAGTCCACTGTGAGAAGGTTCAATGTCCCCGACTGACCTGTGCCCAGCCTATCCGTGTCAACCCCACTGACTGCTGCAAGCAGTGCCCAG CAGGCTCTGGATCTCGGGCCTGGCTGGGGGACCCCATGCAGGCGGACGGACCGAGAGGCTGCCGCTTTGGGGGTCAGTGGTTCCCTGAGAGTCAGCGGTGGCACCCGTCAGTGCCCCCCTTTGGAGAAATGACCTGCATTACCTGCAGGTGTGGG GCTGGGGTGCCTCATTGTGAAAGGGATGACTGTCCCCCTGCCTTGGCCTGTGGCTCTGGGAAGGAAAATCGGTGTTGCTCCCACTGCTCATCGGGAG CCTCTGAGACCAGGATGGAACCAGAGCTGGACAAAGGAGCTGGGGACTCTTAA